A genomic window from Parvularcula sp. LCG005 includes:
- a CDS encoding sodium:solute symporter family protein yields MDQTFWTYLFVGLSFATYVGIAIWARAGSTNDFYVAGHDVHPVVNGMATAADWMSAASFLSMAGLIAFLGYGGSVYLMGWTGGYVLLALLLAPFLREFGKFTVPDFVGDRYYSTFARIVAVVCTLFVSFTYIAGQMKGVGVAFSGFLGVPFDIGIWIGMAIVFVYATFGGMKGVTYTQVAQYCVMIFAYTVPAIFISLIITDNPIPQLGFISNAAGEDISMLEKLNTVVTDLGFAAYTETDKSMFDVFAITGALMFGTAGLPHVIVRFFTVSSAKAARVSAGWALFFIALLYTTAPAVGAFARLNFVQTVNEATYISDDEDYASRAAEIEAAGGKPVPEWYKDWEKTDLLQYEDKNGDGIMQYRGPAAPDGLENEVTPNRDIFVLANPQIAKLPGWVIGLVVAGGLAAALSTAAGLLMVISSAVSHDLCRRTLFKNMDDKTELRVARLAAAAAVFAAGLLGISADKLGFVAQVVAFAFGLAAASLFPIIFLGIFWTRMNREGAITAMLVGLVTTFSYIYYFKFGGGTPDQYFLGVSPEGIGFVVMFLSLIVGAVVSLITPPPPQDVIDLVEDIRVPGTRKPHGSAEGGIAPDALHPAE; encoded by the coding sequence ATGGATCAGACGTTCTGGACATACCTTTTTGTCGGCCTGTCCTTCGCGACCTATGTGGGCATCGCCATCTGGGCGCGCGCTGGCTCGACCAATGATTTTTACGTGGCCGGCCACGATGTCCATCCGGTCGTCAACGGCATGGCGACGGCCGCAGACTGGATGTCCGCCGCCTCATTCCTGTCCATGGCCGGGCTGATCGCCTTTCTTGGCTATGGCGGGTCTGTGTACCTGATGGGCTGGACAGGCGGCTACGTTCTTCTGGCGCTCCTGCTGGCCCCGTTCCTGCGTGAATTCGGCAAGTTCACCGTCCCTGACTTCGTTGGCGACCGATACTACTCAACCTTTGCCCGTATCGTTGCGGTCGTCTGCACACTGTTCGTGTCCTTCACCTATATCGCAGGACAGATGAAGGGTGTGGGCGTCGCGTTCTCCGGCTTCCTCGGCGTGCCGTTCGATATCGGTATCTGGATCGGCATGGCGATCGTCTTCGTCTACGCCACATTCGGCGGTATGAAGGGGGTCACCTATACCCAGGTCGCGCAGTATTGCGTGATGATCTTCGCCTATACGGTACCGGCGATCTTCATCTCCCTGATCATTACGGACAATCCGATCCCGCAGCTTGGCTTTATCAGCAACGCCGCAGGCGAGGATATCTCCATGCTGGAGAAGCTCAACACGGTCGTGACCGATCTGGGCTTCGCCGCCTATACGGAAACCGACAAGTCGATGTTCGACGTCTTTGCCATCACCGGCGCCCTGATGTTCGGCACGGCGGGCCTGCCCCACGTCATCGTGCGGTTCTTCACGGTATCCAGCGCCAAGGCCGCCCGCGTCTCGGCCGGGTGGGCGCTGTTCTTCATCGCCCTGCTCTACACCACGGCGCCGGCCGTCGGTGCCTTTGCGCGGCTCAACTTCGTGCAGACCGTCAATGAGGCGACCTATATCAGCGACGATGAAGACTATGCTTCTCGCGCCGCCGAGATCGAAGCGGCGGGCGGCAAGCCTGTTCCTGAGTGGTACAAGGACTGGGAGAAAACCGATCTTCTTCAGTATGAAGACAAGAACGGTGATGGCATCATGCAGTATCGGGGTCCTGCCGCGCCGGACGGCCTCGAAAACGAAGTGACGCCCAATCGCGATATTTTCGTTCTCGCCAACCCGCAAATTGCCAAATTGCCAGGCTGGGTCATTGGCCTGGTAGTGGCCGGCGGCCTGGCCGCCGCGCTGTCAACGGCCGCAGGCCTGTTGATGGTCATCTCATCGGCCGTCAGTCATGATCTGTGTCGGCGGACCCTGTTCAAGAATATGGACGACAAGACGGAGCTGCGGGTCGCACGGCTTGCCGCCGCTGCCGCCGTCTTCGCCGCGGGTCTGCTGGGGATCAGCGCCGACAAGCTCGGCTTCGTGGCCCAGGTTGTCGCGTTCGCCTTTGGCCTTGCCGCTGCATCCCTGTTCCCGATTATCTTCCTGGGGATTTTCTGGACGAGGATGAACCGCGAAGGCGCCATCACCGCCATGCTGGTCGGTCTGGTCACAACCTTCAGCTATATCTACTACTTCAAGTTCGGGGGCGGCACACCGGACCAGTATTTCCTCGGTGTATCCCCTGAAGGCATCGGGTTCGTTGTGATGTTCCTGTCGCTGATCGTCGGCGCCGTGGTGTCCTTGATCACGCCGCCGCCGCCGCAGGACGTCATCGACCTTGTCGAAGACATCCGCGTCCCCGGTACGCGGAAACCCCATGGGTCGGCTGAAGGCGGTATAGCGCCCGATGCTCTGCACCCGGCGGAATAA
- a CDS encoding methyl-accepting chemotaxis protein — MANNRSVILALQLSALAVVPSSIIAFLAHSSSSSLQWTMMGSLATAIALFFISQYRFGRLLGFQDKVQELVSDGANSPSETVALLTKRLESAAAAQRISNFKGSAFDGSSLGMMIVDRDLNIQYINDSADKLFRDNVAEFRATLPHFNPDRTLGSSIDVFHKNPEHQRRLLADPSRLPFKTDIDIGRMKMSANVSAVYNDAGEYIGATLEWVDVMAQRTASGIVAAVDTSRGVMEFDLKGNILSANKNFLNVVGYSESELVGKHYTMLVGDDFARTPEFASFWKAVSEGKATTGKYRRYAKGRRPIWVQAMYNPIVDATGRIFKIVKFAEDITEVENERLRVEREVEEERARQALVVSNLETGLRHLAAGDLTTEITTPFDGDYEGLRADFNAAAKQLRAALRAVAANAQGIQVGVSEISQASDDLSRRTENQAASLEQTAAALDQATASVKETASAANEANTLVGTTRQEAEASGHIVRQAVSAMGAIETSSGEISQIIGVIDEIAFQTNLLALNAGVEAARAGDAGKGFAVVASEVRALAQRSSDAAKEIKALIQASSEHVGSGVKLVGQAGTALTTIVERVAHISDLVATITTSAQEQSRGLHEINSAVNQMDQVTQQNAAMVEEATAASHSLKNEADQLIDLIGGFRIEAGAPAVTRGQDKAPARQPKARPAAPRTHGNAALKADTDWSDF, encoded by the coding sequence GTCTTCAATGGACGATGATGGGCAGTCTTGCGACTGCGATCGCGCTTTTCTTCATCAGCCAATACCGTTTTGGCCGGCTTCTTGGGTTTCAGGACAAGGTCCAAGAACTCGTATCGGATGGAGCCAACAGCCCGTCGGAGACCGTTGCTCTACTGACCAAGCGGCTTGAGTCTGCCGCTGCTGCCCAGCGGATCAGCAATTTCAAGGGGTCCGCGTTCGATGGCTCATCCCTGGGCATGATGATTGTGGATCGTGACCTGAATATTCAGTACATCAACGATAGTGCAGACAAGCTCTTCCGCGACAATGTCGCTGAGTTCCGTGCTACTCTCCCTCATTTTAACCCGGACCGTACGCTGGGTAGCTCGATCGACGTCTTTCACAAGAACCCTGAACATCAACGTCGTCTGCTGGCCGATCCGTCACGGCTGCCGTTCAAGACTGATATCGACATCGGTCGTATGAAGATGTCGGCCAACGTCTCTGCCGTTTACAATGACGCGGGTGAGTATATCGGCGCGACGTTGGAATGGGTCGATGTCATGGCACAGCGTACGGCGTCTGGCATTGTTGCTGCGGTGGACACGTCGCGCGGGGTGATGGAATTCGACCTGAAGGGCAATATTCTGTCGGCGAACAAGAATTTTCTGAATGTCGTTGGCTACTCGGAATCCGAGCTGGTCGGCAAGCACTACACCATGCTCGTCGGTGACGACTTTGCGCGCACGCCGGAGTTTGCCAGTTTCTGGAAAGCCGTGTCGGAAGGCAAGGCGACAACAGGAAAATACCGTCGGTATGCGAAGGGTCGGCGGCCAATCTGGGTCCAGGCCATGTACAATCCAATCGTGGATGCCACGGGCCGCATCTTCAAGATTGTCAAATTTGCTGAAGATATTACCGAGGTGGAAAATGAGCGGCTGCGCGTGGAACGCGAGGTCGAAGAAGAACGGGCTCGTCAGGCGCTGGTCGTGTCGAATCTGGAGACGGGATTGCGGCACCTCGCTGCAGGTGATCTCACCACGGAAATCACGACGCCATTTGACGGTGACTATGAGGGATTGCGCGCTGATTTCAACGCAGCGGCAAAACAGCTACGGGCTGCCTTGCGCGCGGTAGCGGCCAACGCTCAGGGAATCCAAGTTGGTGTGTCGGAGATTTCTCAGGCATCGGATGATCTGTCTCGTCGGACGGAGAATCAGGCAGCTTCGCTTGAGCAGACGGCGGCGGCGCTGGATCAGGCCACGGCCTCGGTGAAGGAGACGGCCTCGGCCGCCAATGAAGCCAACACGCTGGTGGGCACGACCCGTCAGGAAGCCGAAGCGAGCGGGCATATTGTCCGCCAGGCGGTGAGCGCGATGGGGGCGATTGAGACGTCCTCTGGCGAGATCTCCCAGATCATCGGCGTGATTGACGAGATCGCTTTCCAGACGAACCTTCTGGCCCTGAATGCCGGTGTCGAAGCGGCCCGGGCCGGGGACGCAGGCAAGGGCTTTGCCGTTGTCGCCTCCGAGGTGCGGGCACTGGCCCAGCGGTCATCGGATGCGGCGAAAGAAATCAAGGCCCTGATCCAGGCGAGTTCGGAGCATGTGGGCTCAGGCGTGAAACTGGTTGGCCAGGCCGGCACGGCCCTGACCACGATCGTGGAGCGGGTGGCGCATATCAGCGATCTGGTAGCGACCATCACCACCTCTGCCCAGGAACAGTCGCGCGGCCTGCATGAGATCAACAGCGCCGTGAACCAGATGGACCAGGTGACCCAGCAGAACGCAGCCATGGTGGAAGAAGCGACCGCGGCCAGCCACTCGCTGAAGAACGAGGCGGACCAGCTGATCGACCTGATCGGCGGCTTCCGGATCGAAGCGGGCGCTCCTGCGGTAACCCGGGGGCAGGACAAGGCCCCGGCGCGTCAGCCCAAAGCCCGGCCCGCCGCACCGCGCACCCACGGCAACGCTGCCCTGAAAGCGGACACGGACTGGTCAGACTTCTAG
- a CDS encoding DUF4212 domain-containing protein — MSEQSEPTSKRTDGKAYWRATIRLTVTLLVIWFAVSYGAGILLRDTLDQFSVGGAPMGFWFAQQGAIYVFLILIVVYCIGMNRIARKHGVEG; from the coding sequence ATGTCAGAACAATCCGAACCGACATCCAAGAGGACCGACGGTAAGGCCTATTGGCGGGCCACGATCCGTCTGACGGTGACCCTTCTCGTGATCTGGTTTGCGGTGTCCTACGGCGCCGGCATCCTGCTGCGTGACACGCTCGATCAGTTCTCGGTCGGCGGTGCGCCGATGGGGTTCTGGTTCGCCCAGCAGGGCGCCATCTATGTCTTCCTTATCCTGATCGTTGTCTATTGCATCGGCATGAACCGCATCGCCCGCAAACATGGCGTGGAGGGTTAA